In the genome of Mastomys coucha isolate ucsf_1 unplaced genomic scaffold, UCSF_Mcou_1 pScaffold21, whole genome shotgun sequence, the window aaatctgcctgcctctgcctccccagtgctgggattaaaggtgcgcaccaccactgtcctgcaTGGTCTAAGGCTTTTAACCTCAAAGTCTAACCCCACTAAAGTCTGCAGGGCTATACTACCTAAATCTCACCATCTGGGGACCCAGGTGCTCAAATATGCAAGAGGAAGGCATATTGGGggttctcattcaaagcaccacaggcaAGAatctcagaaattcaaggttatcctcagtgATACAGTGagattgaagccagcctgagttatgtgagacactgtctcagaataGAGGCAAAACACATTGGCGATGAGGGATTGGGAGTTGACTCAGCTGGTAAAGCACTCGCCTCACAGAAAGCTGGCCATGCATcagcttataatcctagcactgaggaaacagagagaggaggattcCTGAGGCCTGCTGGCTGTCCAGTTTCTCACTGGGCCAGTAAGAGATCTTGTTTTAAAGGATGTGGAAAGCATTTCTGAGAATGACcctgaagttgtcctctagcTTCCAAAACAAAGcatacatacacgtgcacacacacacacacacacacacacacacacaaagaaagaaagaaagaaaatagttttaaaggcACCATTCCCAACTCCCAGGCTTTGTCCCATTTATATGTCCTATATGTCCAGTCTGATCCATCAGCTTTCCTGACTTTAGCCCACCTGTGCCACATCCATCTTCCAGGTCTTACCCACAGTGCACATCCTGTGCCCAGTTGTAGTCTAGTAACAGTGTCTCATACTCcttatcaaagaaacttctttttgcaacagatagAAATCATTATAGAAAGCTACAACTGGCCAAAATGCAGAAAACATCTGAGTGTGGAGTATGGAGCATCACCACATGGATGTATGGAGTCAGTGATATATCTACAGCACAATGCCTAtacctaaggctcaaggaacattgtgGAATGGGGTCTGGGGTGAGAAGATTGCAGGAGCAATAGGACCAGAATCTCTGTTGTGAGATTATGCCTTCTATATATGACAGAGAAGCACCATCCAATCAGTCTCAACAATGTGCTTGCCTAAATAAGATCCAAACTGTGATCCTACCAGTTGACATCCTAATGTGCATGGGGGAAGCTCACAAGACCCCACCCCCAGATGGGAAATACAGGCAATGAATGACTGCTGAAAGATGGAGAGTCAGTGAGTtaggttcctattgctgtgatgaaacaccatgaccaaaaagttGAGGGTgggtgaaggaaaccggcccgcagtttcacttcatatcgtgggtgattcacgaaccggggaagtcgagtttctgtgaaaataagcgggttaagagagagagagaccacaccaAGAAGAATGCCTTTCAAGGTGTCAtttttacttagagaaacgggaaatatatacttgaggcgaaacagtcatgtctttagCACATAAGTgggaacaggaatcgagcatatcaaagcgaggactccaggcaggagggcggatcaaagtttcaGTCCATaatgaatactgggctcccggttctggcttaatccctagctggctccagacccctggtgagccgagccgagctgctgtctcaaTGTAGTCAGCAGGACCATCACAGGTGGGGGTAGGATGaaaggagtttatttggcttacacttccacaccactgttcatcattgaaaaaAGTCAGAACACAAACTCAAgtagggcaggaagctggaggcagggaacagatgcagaggccgtggaagggtgctgcttactggcttgctcctcatggtttgctcagacTGCTGTCTTATAAAACCAAGGACcactagggatggcaccactcacaatgggctgggccctcccccatcaataacTAAGTACAAAAATGTTTTACAGCTGATTCTTATGAAGAcatatttctcagttgaagttcagagaactctagcttgtatcaacttgacataaaactagccaggatgATGAGCCTTCTTCAAAGATGAGCTCCCTAACTAGTTATCTAACACCGAGTGGTCATCCCTAAAAACATATGCACATAAGAAACATTAAGCAAACTCagcaaattatatttttatattcattcatatatatattgcatatgtgTTGATGACAATAAAAAATTTCGAAAGGCCAAGAGTTTGAGAGATGGTTGGGTAGGGAACAtgaaaggagttgaagggaaAAGAGGTGGAAGATGaagtaaatataatatacatatgaaaatatacaaatttttagagaaaagaagcaaaatgcAAGGGCCATCTGCATGCTTACATGAATCCTGTTTTGTCCCACAGATTTGCTGTGAGCTGGAAGAAAGTCAGAACCCTTGCCTGGAACTGGAGCCCTTTGAATGTGGCTGTGATGAGATCCTGGTATACCAGCAGGAGGACCCTTCTGTGACCTGTGACCAGGTGTTTCTTCTTCTCAAGGAGGTCATCAATAGGAGGTGTGCAGAGATGGTCTCTAACAGTCGGACATCCTCAACAGAAGCCGTGGCAGGCAGCGCCCCCCTGTCCCAGGGCTCTTCCGGCATTATGGAATTGTATGGTTCTGACATCGAGCCACAGCCCAGCTCTGTGAATTTCATAGAAAACCCTCCAGAGCTCAACGATTCTAACCAAGCTCAGGTGGATGTCAACGTAGACCTTGTTAGCCCTGACAGTGGCTTGGCCACCATCAGAAGCAGTCGCTCATCCAAGGAGAGCTCAGTCTTCCTCAGTGATGACAGCCCAGTGGGGGAGGGTGGTGGGCCTCACCATAGCCTTCTCCCAGGATTTGACTCCTACAGCCCCATTCCTGAAGGGATAGTTGCAGAAGAGCATGAACGCTCTGGAGAACACAGTGAACACTTTGACCTCTTCAACTTTGACTCAGCACCCATCGCTTCTGAGCAGTCCCAGCCATCTTCCCATTCTGCAGACTACTCACCAGAAGATGACTTCCCCAACAGTGATTCATCAGAAGGAAACCTCTCTGCTGGGCCGAAGGGACTTGGCGAGATGGGGATCACCATGTCCAATTACTCCTCCAGTTCTCTTTTGTCAGAGGCCGGTAAGGACAGCCTTGTGGAATTTGATGAAGAGTTTGTCCAGAGACAAGAAAGCTCAGGCGATAACTCTGAAAGAAATTTAAGCCTGACACGTTTTATAGGAGAGGACCCTTCTTCCCCTGAAAGGCTGAAGAATATTGGAAAGATGATCCCACCAACACCTATGAACAGCTTTGTTGAAATCTCACCATCAACTGAAGAGCCAACTCCACTCTATCCTGAAGATATAGTCCAAAATGCAATTGATACAGGGCATCTGGGCCCACCTCAGACCCGTACACGGTGTAGAAGCTGGTGGGGTGGCTTGGAGATTGACTCTAAAAACATTGTAGACGCATGGAACGCCAGTGAACAAGAATCCGTCTTCCAGAGCCCTGAAACATGGGAAGATCATAAGCCTGAGCCAGTTGAGCGAAGAACCTCAGATTCCACATTCCAGCCAAACAGTCTTGGATTTACAAAGTCAGATCCCTGGGAATCTGAGTTTGGACAGCCTGAAATGGGCAGCAAAGACACCCAGGaccagaagaaagaaagcttGCAATATCAGCACTCGCCTACAGTAAGGACACATTTGACAGATGCCTCTCCTCAAGGGACAAATCACCTGATAGAGGACTTTGCTGCTTTGTGGCATTCAGGACACTCACCCACGACAATGCCTGAACCCTGGGGAAATCCCACAGATGCTGGTGAAGCTGCAGTTACGATGTCCTTCCCCACCTGGGGTACATTTGATAAAGAAGATAATGCTGACACATTAAAAAATACTTGGAATCTTCATCCCACCAACAATGAGGCACCTTCTGTGCAGGACCCAAGTGAATGGGCTATGGCCCGAAGTGGGTTTTCATTCCCTGCAGCAGACCTACTAGATAATCCCCTCATTGAGGTAAATAAAGATGCAGCTCCAGAAATCTGGGGCAAGAACAACAGCTCCAAGGATAACAGTCTCACATCTGGAAGTCCCATTTCTGATCTGGGTCAAACATGGAATAATTCTAAGCTACCAGGAGGAGACCAGAATGGCTTGGTAGATCCTAAAGCCACAGGGAAAGTATATGACAAGGAAGGGTCCTGGAACCTCTTTGAGGAGAATGTTAGGAAAAAAGGGGCTGATGTCTTAGCTCCTTGGGAAGATTCCTTCTTGTCCTATAAATGCTCTGATTACAGTGCGTCCAACATAGGAGAAGATTCAGTCCCATCTCCCTTAGACACCAACTACTCCACCTCCGACTCTTACACATCACCAACATATgctggagaggaaaaagaaatggaaaacaagcCAATTGCTAAAGATAATGGTTTTGAGGCAAATGATAACTTTCCTACAGGGGGAGTTGAGGTTCTTTCAACATCACCACAGCAGTCTCAGAGAAATCGAATTGGTTCTGGTCCTGGGAACCTAGACATGTGGGCATTGCCTCACACAGAAGACAAGCCTGAAGGAAATGACTCACATCGCCCAGATAAAGATTCACTCAAGACAGAGCACACAGAAGATAAAAATGCTTCCATGGAGGATGATGTGAGGGAAAGCAGCCTATCCAGTTGTGACGACCCTAGCATGATGCAACTGTACAATGAGGCAAACCAGCAGCTCGCCCTTCTACACAGCAATACCAACTCACGCCAGACAGCCCCTGACAGCCTTGACACATGGAACCGAGTGATTCTGGAGGACACGCAGTCCACTGCAACGATCTCGGACATGGATAATGACTTGGATTGGGATGACTGCAGTGGGGGTGTGGCGATCAGGGGTGATGGTCAAGCAGAAGGTTACATAGCTGCAAATGGTGAACCTGAAACCCGGTTCTCGGTGaagcagctggaaccatggggtACAGAACATCAGGAAGCAAATCAGGTAGACTgggatctctctgcctctgctgagcCCACAGGGGATACTGGTCTCAGTGAATACCAGACCCTGAATGAGAAAAGTGGGCAGTTAATTGCAAACAGTATTTGGGATTCTGTCATGGGAGATAAAGATATGCCATCATTCAGATTACCAAACCCACCAAATACTGTAGATATGGAACATGGCACTCGGCCTTCTGAAAATCCCAGGCACTCAATAAATGGTAAGAATGACCCCATGTTAGAAACTTCTGGACTCAGTGAGTCAGGAGGACTTACATCTCATCCTGACAACCAGGACACATGGGCAGACTCCCAAGGTGACACAGCATCCTCAGTGACCAAGATGGCAAGCCCAGAACACTTTGCACAGTCAGATCCATGGACAGGCCATACTTATGGACAGAGTGAAAGTGATACGGAAGGCCTGAGAGCCTCTTATTGTGAGCCTCTTGACAAGGAGACAGCGGTAGGCTCTGAAGTGAATGGTGCCCCATGGGTCTTTGGAAAAGAGCCCAGGGACCAGGAATTCTCTTCTTCAGATGCATTTGAACACCAAGAAATCTGCAGTGCATCAGGCAAAATCAACTCTCTTTCAGTCACCTCCAGTCCTCAGAGTGAGGAACCAGAGGAGACCTTAGAAGTTGAGAAGGGACCTTATATTCTAGACTCCCTTGCTGTGCAAACAGAGACATCCACAAGTGATTTGCAGACAAAAGATACCCATGAAGAATCTCGTATGGATAATAGAAATTTAGGTGAAGCCAATGCAACATTGGATAGGATTAATCTAATGAAAAACAGGCCTTTATCTGAAATGGAACTTGAGAAAACTGAAGCCTGTAACCTTCTGAAGCCAGAAAGAGCAAATGGAAAACTACTTTATGAATCTTCTCAAAACTTTAGGATTTGGGATGGCCCTATGGACAGTGATGTATGGGATAGTCATCTAAGTTATGAGACAGTTGTGAATCCTACAGGTCAGAGCACTGAGGAAAGGTCTCTAGAAGCCCTTTCACCAGGAAACTATGACAGAGACAGCCTCTCTAGTGAGTGTACTCATTCAAGTGCATCAAGTCCTGACCTAAATGATTCCTCAGTTGCCTTGTCCTCCTGGACCTATGGACCCAGTGCTGAACATCAGAACGAGAATCAGGATGATAGGAACAAACAGATTCACCAAGAATCAGAACTATTTACCACTGAAGCCCACATAGGAGTCATTACTGAAATGAAAGACTTTGCAGAAAACAGGAAGGATGGCTTTGGAAAGATGTCTGATCAGAAGGATCCTCAATTCCCAGAAATTCCAAATGAGCCCTTCAATAGTGgttcctcatcctcttcatccAGCCTTGGAACAgataaatattcagaatattcTCATGCATATCAGGAAGGAAATTTAATGACTAGACATCAAGAGGAAAATGAACTTGGGTTTCTGGAAATTGTGGAGCCAGAGGCTACCAGGATCATATCCACAAGCTCGGGTTCTGGCCATAACAGTGGGGGTGATGAAGAGTTGCTAGAGAAGGAGCTCCATTTGGCCACAGTTGCCCAGAGTGAATCTGGGGCTTGCAATTCATTGCATGAACCTGAGTTCTTGGCCACAGAGCATTCCGAGCCTGAGTTTTCTGTCTTTGTAGGTAGTTCAGAGtcaatagagaaagaaaacaagtcaagTCCATTCAGTGACAGTCAACAAAGCAGCCCTGGTCAATGGATTTTGTCACCACTCATGCAGGCTGTCACACAGGACACATCTAAGGAGAAGGAGGCCAGAGCTCCAGAAACGGGGACCATGGTGGATACCATGTGGCATGGATCTGCCAGCACTGAACCTAAGGATGGGGACCCTGACAAATTGGAAACGCTTGGCTTCTCAGCTGACAGCAGTGAGTGGTGGAACTCTGGGGCACAGGAAGGGAGAGCAAATGCCAGTATGCCCACAGAGGAGTTGTCTAACTCAGAGGGTGAGCTAGAGACTACTTCTCCAGTATTCCAGAATGCAGGTCCATGGGGCTTACCCATTCAAAATGATAgtgaacacatggacacaggcaACACTAATCCTTTCAATGCTGAACTAAAGTCATCCTTTCTAGATAGTAATGGTGACAAGGCACAGGAGAAACTTTGGAACATTCAACCGAAGCAGCTGGATTCAGATGCCAATCAATTCAGTCAGCTTGTAATCCTGGACCAAATTAAGGACAACGATTCTGGACGGCAAACAGCCACATCTTCTGCTGCTGGTGATCTTCCTGCAGAAACTCTCACCCAAGAGCAATGCCAGGAATCTATGCTGTCTGTCTGGGACCATGCAGAACCAGCATTTGCTCACAGAGATGAAAATGGATGTGTTAGCACTGGGGTTTCACCCACTGAGTGTCAACAAGAGAACCAGTGGGAACAAGAAAAATCCTACCTCAGCTATGTGCCAAGCACTCCCACAGAAAATCTCCCTGAGATCAATGCTTCCACACAACTGATAAGGAAGTTGGACTCTGATTGGGATAGCCCCAGCCCCAGTGAGCCCCAACATAACTTTGTTCCAGATATTTTACATGGCAACTttgaagagagtgggcagctggCCTCAGCTTCACCTGATTTGTGGATGGATGTCAAGCAACCTTTCACTTTTAAATCAGATAGTGAAAATCCTGATATATTGACTCACTGTGACCATGAAAGCAACTCTCAGGCATCCAGCAGCCCTGACGTGTGTCATGATTCTGAAGGAAAGCAAGAGATGGAGAAGCATACTGGTGTTTACCTGGGACCTGAAGTGGAACCCAGTGAGTTTTATCTCACCGAGCCAAACATGAATGATGAACCAACTTGGGAACCCGAGCAGGAATGTCTCTCACACAATTTAGAACTCCGTTCTGAACATGCAATCCCCTTGCCTCCAATTAACAGTCAGAACGATATAAACAACTCATCTAAGCCTTCCTCTTCAAAAAGTTCCCCAGAACCGTCTGATATGCATGGAGACAACAGTACGAGTATAACAGCATTGGAAGAAGGCGCCAACCCAGAGGTAGAATCAGTCGACAGGACTATCCCAGGCACCAGAAGTGAAGACCCTAACACTTTTGAAACTTACCAGGAGGTCAGTGCAGAAGTCAATGGCTCTTGGGTGTCAAAAGAGCTTTGTCCTGAAAGTCAGACAGGCACTAGAGCTCTGCTTGACTGTGAGCAACCTTTGGCTTCTGAGAGCCCTGCTGTACTTACTGACATCTTCCTAGCTTCAGACACCTGCCTGGATGTAAGTGAAGCTGCCTTGGACCACAGTTTCAGTGATGCCTCCGGCCTCAACACTTCCACAGGCACTATAGATGACATGAGTAAGTTGACTCTATCAGAAGGCCATCCCGAAACACCAGTTGATGGGGATGCAGGGAAGCAAGATATCTGTTCATCTGAAGCTTCCTGGGGTGATTTTGAATATGATGCAATGGGTCAGAATATTGATGAAGAGCTGTTGAGAGAGCCTGAACACTTCCTCTATGGAGGTGATCTTCCCTCAGAGGAAAGCTCGCTGAAGCAATCACTGGCACCATACACACCCCCCTTTGATTTGTCCTATCTCACGGAACCTACTGGATGCGCTGAATCTGCACAAGGAGCTGAGTCTCCTGATGATGCATCTCTGGGAAGTGACGCAGCAGAGATGTTGCTTTCTGCTCTTCCTGATCAAAGGGAGGAAGACAGGGCCGAGACCAACTTCAGGAAACCTAGACACCAGATTACTGTGTTGCATATTCATGAAGACCCTGAGGCGCTCTCTTCACCTGTGGGAGGAACAGGTTCCAATAATGAATCTTCTCCTTCAAACATTGACTGGGAAATAGAAACAGATAATTCAGATTCACCAGCAGGTGGCGACATGAAACCACCAAACGGTAAGCAACACATGccactccaacacacacacacacacacacacacacacacacacacacacacaccttctccaCCTTTAAGGAAACCAGTGTTAATTAATTTAGTACATTTGTTAAAGTATTGCTACCAATGCAGACAGAGAAAGTAACCATATGTAAATATAACAGCTATATTGTGAAATGTCTCTTTGTGCTTGAGAAAACTGAACAGatccacaaaatgaaaatatttactagCTTGTTGAGTTTTAAGTGTTTGTTTGCAAAGACCAGAGATCATAGAATATGTTAAttaagccttttctttctttctcactttcataTTCTAGGCAAGGAGATACTGGAGTTACAAGATGAGAAAGTAATTCCCATGAAAGGGCCAGAGCAAACAAAATTAGAATACAACGAagaaaaacaggcagagaaaagTGAAGACCATCAGGTACTAGCTGTGGATTACATACTTGTAAGCCATGAAAAAGATTCATCATTGAAAccagaagccagggaagcaagagaaaACATACCTGAATTGGAACAATTATCCATAGGTTCCAGAG includes:
- the Prune2 gene encoding protein prune homolog 2 isoform X7 yields the protein MEEFLQRAKSKLDRSKQLDQVHAVIGPKSCDLDSLISAFTYAYFLDKVSPPGVLCLPVLNIPRTEFNYFTETRFILEELNISESFHVFRDEINLHQLNDEGKLSITLVGSHVLGSEDRTLESAVVRVINPGEQSDGELGFPESSSSLVLKELLREAPELITQQLAHLLRGSILFKWMSMDPELPEKQEEILSILEEQFPNLPPRDDIISVLQESQLSAQGLSLEQTMLKDLKELSDGEIKVAISTVNMTLEDCLLHSNITSDLKAFTDKFGFDVLILITSFTSEEQQRQQIAVYSQNLELCSQICCELEESQNPCLELEPFECGCDEILVYQQEDPSVTCDQVFLLLKEVINRRCAEMVSNSRTSSTEAVAGSAPLSQGSSGIMELYGSDIEPQPSSVNFIENPPELNDSNQAQVDVNVDLVSPDSGLATIRSSRSSKESSVFLSDDSPVGEGGGPHHSLLPGFDSYSPIPEGIVAEEHERSGEHSEHFDLFNFDSAPIASEQSQPSSHSADYSPEDDFPNSDSSEGNLSAGPKGLGEMGITMSNYSSSSLLSEAGKDSLVEFDEEFVQRQESSGDNSERNLSLTRFIGEDPSSPERLKNIGKMIPPTPMNSFVEISPSTEEPTPLYPEDIVQNAIDTGHLGPPQTRTRCRSWWGGLEIDSKNIVDAWNASEQESVFQSPETWEDHKPEPVERRTSDSTFQPNSLGFTKSDPWESEFGQPEMGSKDTQDQKKESLQYQHSPTVRTHLTDASPQGTNHLIEDFAALWHSGHSPTTMPEPWGNPTDAGEAAVTMSFPTWGTFDKEDNADTLKNTWNLHPTNNEAPSVQDPSEWAMARSGFSFPAADLLDNPLIEVNKDAAPEIWGKNNSSKDNSLTSGSPISDLGQTWNNSKLPGGDQNGLVDPKATGKVYDKEGSWNLFEENVRKKGADVLAPWEDSFLSYKCSDYSASNIGEDSVPSPLDTNYSTSDSYTSPTYAGEEKEMENKPIAKDNGFEANDNFPTGGVEVLSTSPQQSQRNRIGSGPGNLDMWALPHTEDKPEGNDSHRPDKDSLKTEHTEDKNASMEDDVRESSLSSCDDPSMMQLYNEANQQLALLHSNTNSRQTAPDSLDTWNRVILEDTQSTATISDMDNDLDWDDCSGGVAIRGDGQAEGYIAANGEPETRFSVKQLEPWGTEHQEANQVDWDLSASAEPTGDTGLSEYQTLNEKSGQLIANSIWDSVMGDKDMPSFRLPNPPNTVDMEHGTRPSENPRHSINGKNDPMLETSGLSESGGLTSHPDNQDTWADSQGDTASSVTKMASPEHFAQSDPWTGHTYGQSESDTEGLRASYCEPLDKETAVGSEVNGAPWVFGKEPRDQEFSSSDAFEHQEICSASGKINSLSVTSSPQSEEPEETLEVEKGPYILDSLAVQTETSTSDLQTKDTHEESRMDNRNLGEANATLDRINLMKNRPLSEMELEKTEACNLLKPERANGKLLYESSQNFRIWDGPMDSDVWDSHLSYETVVNPTGQSTEERSLEALSPGNYDRDSLSSECTHSSASSPDLNDSSVALSSWTYGPSAEHQNENQDDRNKQIHQESELFTTEAHIGVITEMKDFAENRKDGFGKMSDQKDPQFPEIPNEPFNSGSSSSSSSLGTDKYSEYSHAYQEGNLMTRHQEENELGFLEIVEPEATRIISTSSGSGHNSGGDEELLEKELHLATVAQSESGACNSLHEPEFLATEHSEPEFSVFVGSSESIEKENKSSPFSDSQQSSPGQWILSPLMQAVTQDTSKEKEARAPETGTMVDTMWHGSASTEPKDGDPDKLETLGFSADSSEWWNSGAQEGRANASMPTEELSNSEGELETTSPVFQNAGPWGLPIQNDSEHMDTGNTNPFNAELKSSFLDSNGDKAQEKLWNIQPKQLDSDANQFSQLVILDQIKDNDSGRQTATSSAAGDLPAETLTQEQCQESMLSVWDHAEPAFAHRDENGCVSTGVSPTECQQENQWEQEKSYLSYVPSTPTENLPEINASTQLIRKLDSDWDSPSPSEPQHNFVPDILHGNFEESGQLASASPDLWMDVKQPFTFKSDSENPDILTHCDHESNSQASSSPDVCHDSEGKQEMEKHTGVYLGPEVEPSEFYLTEPNMNDEPTWEPEQECLSHNLELRSEHAIPLPPINSQNDINNSSKPSSSKSSPEPSDMHGDNSTSITALEEGANPEVESVDRTIPGTRSEDPNTFETYQEVSAEVNGSWVSKELCPESQTGTRALLDCEQPLASESPAVLTDIFLASDTCLDVSEAALDHSFSDASGLNTSTGTIDDMSKLTLSEGHPETPVDGDAGKQDICSSEASWGDFEYDAMGQNIDEELLREPEHFLYGGDLPSEESSLKQSLAPYTPPFDLSYLTEPTGCAESAQGAESPDDASLGSDAAEMLLSALPDQREEDRAETNFRKPRHQITVLHIHEDPEALSSPVGGTGSNNESSPSNIDWEIETDNSDSPAGGDMKPPNGKEILELQDEKVIPMKGPEQTKLEYNEEKQAEKSEDHQVLAVDYILVSHEKDSSLKPEAREARENIPELEQLSIGSREIGLPETQLAGTPYTSQPESLNDVKVHSAERMSSNHKSASLENPAQDQSWMVLSHSEVGDPPAETRDLGPGSPGRTAEPFLSLSLDKGPQSQDLERNQPLDSLALEEVADLSSQSRKSKRQGQAGLDAVLTTHDNEWEMLSPQLSQKNRNLPQEMEEETQFPEPGPRKLRPKGPPSEDEGMDIPFEEGVLSPSAADMRPEPPNSLDLNGSHPRRIKLTAPNINLSLDQSEGSILSDDNLDSPDEIDINVDELDTPDEADSFEYTGHEDPIANKSSGQESESIPEYTAEEEREDNRLWRTVVIGEQEQRIDMKVIEPYRRVISHGGDSGYYGDGLNAIIVFAACFLPDSSRADYHYVMENLFLYVISTLELMVAEDYMIVYLNGATPRRKMPGLGWMKKCYQMIDRRLRKNLKSFIIVHPSWFIRTILAVTRPFISSKFSSKIKYVTSLSELSGLIPMDCIHIPESIIKYDEEKSFKRSVRLDEELREASEAAKDGCRT
- the Prune2 gene encoding protein prune homolog 2 isoform X9, with amino-acid sequence MEEFLQRAKSKLDRSKQLDQVHAVIGPKSCDLDSLISAFTYAYFLDKVSPPGVLCLPVLNIPRTEFNYFTETRFILEELNISESFHVFRDEINLHQLNDEGKLSITLVGSHVLGSEDRTLESAVVRVINPGEQSDGELGFPESSSSLVLKELLREAPELITQQLAHLLRGSILFKWMSMDPELPEKQEEILSILEEQFPNLPPRDDIISVLQESQLSAQGLSLEQTMLKDLKELSDGEIKVAISTVNMTLEDCLLHSNITSDLKAFTDKFGFDVLILITSFTSEEQQRQQIAVYSQNLELCSQICCELEESQNPCLELEPFECGCDEILVYQQEDPSVTCDQVFLLLKEVINRRCAEMVSNSRTSSTEAVAGSAPLSQGSSGIMELYGSDIEPQPSSVNFIENPPELNDSNQAQVDVNVDLVSPDSGLATIRSSRSSKESSVFLSDDSPVGEGGGPHHSLLPGFDSYSPIPEGIVAEEHERSGEHSEHFDLFNFDSAPIASEQSQPSSHSADYSPEDDFPNSDSSEGNLSAGPKGLGEMGITMSNYSSSSLLSEAGKDSLVEFDEEFVQRQESSGDNSERNLSLTRFIGEDPSSPERLKNIGKMIPPTPMNSFVEISPSTEEPTPLYPEDIVQNAIDTGHLGPPQTRTRCRSWWGGLEIDSKNIVDAWNASEQESVFQSPETWEDHKPEPVERRTSDSTFQPNSLGFTKSDPWESEFGQPEMGSKDTQDQKKESLQYQHSPTVRTHLTDASPQGTNHLIEDFAALWHSGHSPTTMPEPWGNPTDAGEAAVTMSFPTWGTFDKEDNADTLKNTWNLHPTNNEAPSVQDPSEWAMARSGFSFPAADLLDNPLIEVNKDAAPEIWGKNNSSKDNSLTSGSPISDLGQTWNNSKLPGGDQNGLVDPKATGKVYDKEGSWNLFEENVRKKGADVLAPWEDSFLSYKCSDYSASNIGEDSVPSPLDTNYSTSDSYTSPTYAGEEKEMENKPIAKDNGFEANDNFPTGGVEVLSTSPQQSQRNRIGSGPGNLDMWALPHTEDKPEGNDSHRPDKDSLKTEHTEDKNASMEDDVRESSLSSCDDPSMMQLYNEANQQLALLHSNTNSRQTAPDSLDTWNRVILEDTQSTATISDMDNDLDWDDCSGGVAIRGDGQAEGYIAANGEPETRFSVKQLEPWGTEHQEANQVDWDLSASAEPTGDTGLSEYQTLNEKSGQLIANSIWDSVMGDKDMPSFRLPNPPNTVDMEHGTRPSENPRHSINGKNDPMLETSGLSESGGLTSHPDNQDTWADSQGDTASSVTKMASPEHFAQSDPWTGHTYGQSESDTEGLRASYCEPLDKETAVGSEVNGAPWVFGKEPRDQEFSSSDAFEHQEICSASGKINSLSVTSSPQSEEPEETLEVEKGPYILDSLAVQTETSTSDLQTKDTHEESRMDNRNLGEANATLDRINLMKNRPLSEMELEKTEACNLLKPERANGKLLYESSQNFRIWDGPMDSDVWDSHLSYETVVNPTGQSTEERSLEALSPGNYDRDSLSSECTHSSASSPDLNDSSVALSSWTYGPSAEHQNENQDDRNKQIHQESELFTTEAHIGVITEMKDFAENRKDGFGKMSDQKDPQFPEIPNEPFNSGSSSSSSSLGTDKYSEYSHAYQEGNLMTRHQEENELGFLEIVEPEATRIISTSSGSGHNSGGDEELLEKELHLATVAQSESGACNSLHEPEFLATEHSEPEFSVFVGSSESIEKENKSSPFSDSQQSSPGQWILSPLMQAVTQDTSKEKEARAPETGTMVDTMWHGSASTEPKDGDPDKLETLGFSADSSEWWNSGAQEGRANASMPTEELSNSEGELETTSPVFQNAGPWGLPIQNDSEHMDTGNTNPFNAELKSSFLDSNGDKAQEKLWNIQPKQLDSDANQFSQLVILDQIKDNDSGRQTATSSAAGDLPAETLTQEQCQESMLSVWDHAEPAFAHRDENGCVSTGVSPTECQQENQWEQEKSYLSYVPSTPTENLPEINASTQLIRKLDSDWDSPSPSEPQHNFVPDILHGNFEESGQLASASPDLWMDVKQPFTFKSDSENPDILTHCDHESNSQASSSPDVCHDSEGKQEMEKHTGVYLGPEVEPSEFYLTEPNMNDEPTWEPEQECLSHNLELRSEHAIPLPPINSQNDINNSSKPSSSKSSPEPSDMHGDNSTSITALEEGANPEVESVDRTIPGTRSEDPNTFETYQEVSAEVNGSWVSKELCPESQTGTRALLDCEQPLASESPAVLTDIFLASDTCLDVSEAALDHSFSDASGLNTSTGTIDDMSKLTLSEGHPETPVDGDAGKQDICSSEASWGDFEYDAMGQNIDEELLREPEHFLYGGDLPSEESSLKQSLAPYTPPFDLSYLTEPTGCAESAQGAESPDDASLGSDAAEMLLSALPDQREEDRAETNFRKPRHQITVLHIHEDPEALSSPVGGTGSNNESSPSNIDWEIETDNSDSPAGGDMKPPNGKEILELQDEKVIPMKGPEQTKLEYNEEKQAEKSEDHQVLAVDYILVSHEKDSSLKPEAREARENIPELEQLSIGSREIGLPETQLAGTPYTSQPESLNDVKVHSAERMSSNHKSASLENPAQDQSWMVLSHSEVGDPPAETRDLGPGSPGRTAEPFLSLSLDKGPQSQDLERNQPLDSLALEEVADLSSQSRKSKRQGQAGLDAVLTTHDNEWEMLSPQLSQKNRNLPQEMEEETQFPEPGPRKLRPKGPPSEDEGMDIPFEEGVLSPSAADMRPEPPNSLDLNGSHPRRIKLTAPNINLSLDQSEGSILSDDNLDSPDEIDINVDELDTPDEADSFEYTGHEDPIANKSSGQESESIPEYTAEEEREDNRLWRTVVIGEQEQRIDMKVIEPYRRVISHGGDSGYYGDGLNAIIVFAACFLPDSSRADYHYVMENLFLYVISTLELMVAEDYMIVYLNGATPRRKMPGLGWMKKCYQMIDRRLRKNLKSFIIVHPSWFIRTILAVTRPFISSKFSSKIKYVTSLSELSGLIPMDCIHIPESIIKTSCLYNDPEMTSMEKDIDMKLKEKP